In the Lates calcarifer isolate ASB-BC8 linkage group LG24, TLL_Latcal_v3, whole genome shotgun sequence genome, one interval contains:
- the lmbr1 gene encoding limb region 1 protein homolog, translated as MEEDDVTIREQNFHSQVREYIICFLLFAVLYIVSYCIITRYKRKSDDHEDEDAVVNRISLYLCTFTLAVSGGAVFLLPFSIISNEILLSFPKNYYIQWLNGSLIHGLWNLVSLFSNLCLFVLMPFAYFFLESEGFAGSKKGIKARILETFVMLFLLALLILGIVWVASALIDNDAASMESLYDLWEFYLPYLYSCISLMGGLLLLMCTPVGLSRMFTVMGQLLVKPTILEDLDEQIYCIHLQEEALQRRLNGSSSHTYTRGSFAHQLNKELDNIRNQRNKLERRKKASGWEKNLLYPIVMLILLAGTTISVLMVALNILYLLVDETAMPKGSTDRAIGNTSLSTFGVAQAVLEIILMFYLMVSSVVGFYSLRVFEGLTPRKDDTTMTTIIGCCVSILVLSSALPVMSRTLGITRFDLLGDFGRFNWLGNFYIVLSYNLLFAVVTTLCLVRKFTSAVREELLKALGLDKLQLSNSPTDPESGKLSANGHQKTL; from the exons ATGGAAGAAGACGATGTTACTATCAGAGAGCAGAATTTCCACAGCCAAGTTCGAGAGTACATT atttgtttcctcctgtttgcaGTCCTCTACATCGTGTCCTACTGCATTATAACCAGATACAAGAGGAAGAGTG atgaccatgaggatgaagatgctgTTGTTAACAGAATATC ATTGTACTTGTGCACCTTCACCCTGGCAGTGTCGGGTGGTGCCGTCTTCCTACTGCCTTTCTCAATCATTAGTAACGagatcctcctctccttccccaAAAACTATTACATTCAGTGGCTCAATGGCTCCCTCATTCACG GTCTGTGGAACCTGGTTTCACTGTTCTCCAACCTTTGCCTGTTTGTTCTGATGCCCTTTGCTTATTTCTTCTTGGAGTCTGAGGGATTTGCGGGATCTAAAAAG GGCATTAAGGCACGTATTCTGGAGACCTTTGTGATGCTCTTCCTGCTGGCTTTGCTCATCCTGGGCATTGTGTGGGTGGCATCAGCGCTCATTGACAATGATGCAGCCAGTATGGAGTCACTATACG ATCTTTGGGAATTCTATTTACCATACCTCTACTCCTGTATATCTCTGATGGGAGGACTGCTCTTACTAA TGTGTACTCCTGTGGGATTGTCCAGAATGTTCACCGTCATGGGCCAGTTACTAGTGAAGCCAACA ATCCTGGAGGACCTGGATGAGCAGATTTACTGCATCCATTTGCAGGAGGAAGCCCTTCAGAGGAGATTAAACG GATCGTCCTCACACACTTATACTCGAGGAAGCTTTGCTCACCAGCTCAACAAAGAATTGGACAATATTAGAAATCAGAGAAATAAACTGG agagaagaaagaaagcatCAGGTTGGGAGAAGAACTTGTTGTATCCCATAGTGATGCTGATCCTGCTCGCAGGAACG acaATCTCAGTTCTTATGGTGGCACTGAATATCCTCTACCTTCTAGTGGATGAGACTGCCATGCCCAAGGGATCCACA GACCGAGCCATTGGTAACACCTCTCTGTCCACGTTTGGCGTGGCTCAGGCGGTGCTGGAGATCATCCTCATGTT CTACTTGATGGTGTCTTCTGTCGTTGGCTTCTACAGCCTGCGTGTCTTTGAGGGTCTCACTCCCAGGAAGGATGACACAACCATGACAACG ATTATTGGTTGCTGTGTGTCAATCTTGGTCCTGAGTTCAGCCCTGCCAGTGATGTCCAGAACTCTAG GTATCACCAGGTTTGATCTCCTGGGAGACTTTGGGAGATTTAATTGGCTGGGAAACTTTTACATCGTCCTTTCATACAACCTGCTTTTTGCAGTCGTGACAACGCTTTGTCTGGTGAGAAAATTCACCTCGGCAGTACGGGAAGAGCTCCTAAAGGCCTTAG GTCTGGATAAATTGCAACTGTCAAACAGCCCCACGGACCCTGAATCTGGGAAGCTCTCGGCCAACGGGCATCAGAAAACTCTGTGA